Proteins encoded within one genomic window of Clostridiales bacterium:
- the radC gene encoding DNA repair protein RadC gives MNSLRNSLTIKDMPASERPRERLSKYGADVLSNSELLAIILRTGSRNVSAIDLANKLLKGEGGLRRLYELSFEELKSIDGIGSAKASQIKASLELGKRLRTFKDDVSLYIKSPDDIASIVMEDMRYLKKECLKLIMLNTKNMVISIKDVSIGGLNSSIVHPREIYIEAIKRSSSSIIICHNHPSGDPSPSNEDINVTKRIYEAGKIIGIELLDHIIIGDGKYISLKAKNIM, from the coding sequence ATGAATAGTTTAAGGAATAGTTTAACAATCAAAGACATGCCTGCTTCGGAAAGGCCTCGCGAAAGGCTATCGAAGTATGGAGCTGATGTATTGTCAAATTCGGAATTGTTAGCCATAATATTAAGAACAGGAAGCAGAAATGTTTCAGCAATTGACCTGGCAAATAAGCTTTTGAAAGGTGAAGGCGGGTTAAGGCGCCTTTATGAGCTGAGTTTTGAAGAATTAAAGAGCATTGATGGCATCGGTAGCGCAAAAGCTTCGCAAATAAAGGCTTCACTTGAGCTTGGAAAACGCCTCAGGACTTTTAAGGATGATGTAAGCTTGTACATTAAATCTCCGGATGATATTGCAAGCATTGTGATGGAAGATATGCGTTATCTAAAGAAGGAATGCTTAAAACTTATAATGCTGAATACAAAAAACATGGTTATTTCTATCAAAGATGTTTCGATAGGAGGATTGAATTCTTCGATCGTACATCCAAGGGAAATATACATAGAGGCCATAAAGAGATCAAGCTCCTCGATTATAATATGCCATAATCATCCTTCAGGAGACCCATCTCCAAGTAATGAAGATATAAACGTCACGAAGAGAATATATGAGGCAGGAAAAATTATCGGGATAGAACTGCTGGATCATATTATAATAGGTGATGGAAAATATATAAGTTTAAAAGCAAAAAATATTATGTGA
- a CDS encoding SPOR domain-containing protein, with translation MKYIRFEFEDNEFAKLNRYFIKMIIPFVILVVSAGLLLSKLIIIPAMSGSSAIDDKSTIKYMKVKPKKFYTLQMGAFESEQNVKLFADRLRKKGIPSFINMEMKYYHVTTCADENKAWVTKRLQYYKSLGYNSIIKNMSINVKDLPEALKNDQKCALFYSLLKVTGDSISINQDALRDYESKKTDDRILKSKLYASYSNIAKIYNEYKKSSTSLDFKEIDKKVNDQISLFSEIGKNGGVVDKINIDEKMMQIIYYYRDIADKANSLI, from the coding sequence ATGAAATATATAAGATTTGAGTTTGAGGATAATGAATTTGCAAAACTCAATAGATATTTTATAAAAATGATCATTCCTTTTGTCATACTTGTAGTTTCGGCAGGGCTTTTATTATCCAAATTGATAATTATACCTGCCATGTCGGGATCTTCAGCTATAGATGATAAAAGCACAATAAAATATATGAAAGTCAAGCCGAAGAAGTTTTATACTCTTCAGATGGGTGCGTTTGAATCGGAACAGAATGTAAAACTATTTGCAGACAGACTGAGAAAAAAGGGAATACCTTCCTTTATAAATATGGAAATGAAGTATTACCACGTTACTACATGCGCGGATGAAAATAAAGCGTGGGTTACAAAAAGGTTACAATATTACAAATCTCTTGGATATAATAGTATAATTAAAAATATGTCCATTAATGTAAAGGATTTGCCGGAAGCTCTAAAAAATGACCAAAAATGTGCTCTGTTTTATAGCTTGCTTAAGGTTACCGGCGATTCCATAAGTATAAATCAAGATGCATTAAGAGATTATGAGTCTAAAAAGACGGATGATAGAATTCTGAAAAGTAAATTATATGCATCGTACAGCAATATTGCCAAAATATACAATGAATATAAAAAATCATCGACATCTTTAGACTTTAAAGAAATCGACAAGAAAGTAAATGATCAAATAAGCTTATTCAGTGAAATAGGCAAGAATGGGGGAGTGGTAGATAAAATAAATATTGATGAGAAAATGATGCAGATTATATATTATTACCGGGACATCGCTGATAAAGCTAACAGCCTGATTTAA
- the mreD gene encoding rod shape-determining protein MreD, protein MKRFVIPLIILMLVGIQNSLFENIRILGVKPDIALTFVICYTLVRGNPEGTVAGILCGLFEDIFFAGAFGINSIGCMITTYLIGSMEGNLYKDNIFIPGIFTLIGSILKECIVMLMLYLTRNNIVLYSALTKIIIPEAIYNMIIVVLFFKFAAKISSRYYIMKPGNFIS, encoded by the coding sequence ATGAAAAGGTTTGTTATACCGTTGATAATATTGATGCTCGTAGGAATACAGAATAGTTTGTTCGAGAATATACGCATATTGGGGGTAAAGCCTGATATCGCTTTAACATTTGTTATATGTTATACGCTTGTAAGGGGCAACCCGGAAGGTACTGTGGCCGGTATATTATGCGGCTTATTCGAGGATATTTTTTTTGCAGGTGCCTTTGGAATAAATTCCATTGGATGCATGATTACTACATATCTAATCGGAAGTATGGAAGGCAACCTCTATAAGGATAATATATTTATTCCAGGCATATTTACACTCATTGGAAGCATACTAAAAGAATGTATCGTCATGCTCATGCTGTATCTTACAAGAAACAATATCGTATTGTATAGTGCTTTAACAAAGATAATAATACCTGAAGCCATATATAATATGATAATTGTCGTACTGTTTTTTAAATTTGCGGCTAAAATAAGCAGCAGGTACTATATAATGAAGCCCGGCAATTTTATTTCCTGA
- a CDS encoding ATP-binding protein, producing the protein MRIAVLSGKGGTGKTLVSVNLAAIAKASTYIDCDVEEPNGHLFFKPEGIQEEEISVKIPEVDHELCNGCRKCVDFCNFNALAYIKNKLIVFDDVCHSCGGCILVCPARALSEKAKVIGKIKKGVSGEVAVWTGVLNTGEATGIPIIKKLLEESSEVNKQTFIDCPPGSACIVMESIKDADYCILVAEPTLFGVHNLNMVYDLVKLFNKPFGVLLNKCLEGENPAEKFCLEKNIKILGRIPFDNELGTLNSNAEIAVNKNEEYRELFSSLLNNVTKEVQHETTTNP; encoded by the coding sequence ATGAGAATAGCTGTGCTAAGCGGCAAGGGCGGCACAGGAAAAACACTGGTATCGGTGAATTTAGCAGCGATAGCGAAAGCATCCACATATATAGACTGTGATGTAGAAGAGCCGAATGGACATCTGTTTTTTAAGCCTGAAGGAATTCAAGAAGAAGAAATATCAGTAAAGATTCCAGAAGTTGATCATGAGTTATGCAATGGATGTCGAAAGTGCGTTGATTTTTGCAACTTTAACGCCCTTGCCTATATTAAAAACAAACTGATTGTCTTTGACGATGTGTGCCACTCCTGCGGTGGCTGTATCTTGGTTTGTCCTGCAAGGGCACTATCAGAGAAAGCAAAGGTTATTGGCAAAATTAAAAAAGGTGTTTCTGGCGAAGTGGCGGTATGGACAGGAGTATTGAACACCGGTGAAGCTACGGGTATTCCTATCATAAAAAAGCTACTTGAGGAAAGTTCGGAAGTAAATAAGCAGACATTTATCGACTGTCCACCAGGAAGCGCTTGTATCGTGATGGAGAGCATCAAAGATGCGGACTATTGCATACTGGTGGCTGAGCCGACATTGTTTGGTGTTCATAACCTCAATATGGTATACGATCTGGTCAAGTTATTTAATAAGCCATTTGGGGTGCTTCTTAACAAATGTTTGGAAGGAGAAAATCCTGCTGAGAAGTTTTGCTTGGAAAAAAATATCAAGATTTTAGGCAGGATTCCATTTGACAATGAACTTGGAACCTTGAACTCAAATGCGGAAATCGCCGTTAATAAAAATGAGGAATACCGGGAATTGTTTTCTTCTCTGCTTAACAATGTGACAAAGGAGGTGCAGCATGAAACAACTACTAATCCTTAG
- a CDS encoding rod shape-determining protein, producing the protein MSFLGLVKDMGIDLGTANTLIYVKGKGIVLREPSVVAVRNDASKMPLAVGDDAKQMIGRTPGNIVAIRPLKDGVIADFDITQTMMKYFIRKAFSKGTFTRPRIVVCYPSGVTQVERNAIEEATYQAGAKHVYLLPEPMAAAIGAGLPVEEPTGSMVVDIGGGTTDVAVISLGGIVTSKALRIAGDEMDQAIVSYIKRQYSLMIGERTAEEIKIEIGSAFETDAEKTKEIRGRDLVTGLPKLLVITSSEIREALSEPVNAIIDAIKSTLEKTPPELAADIMDKGIMLTGGGALLNGLDKLINKETQMPVNIAEEPLDCVAIGAGKALENIDRLGTISSLSLTKKNR; encoded by the coding sequence ATGAGCTTTTTAGGATTAGTAAAGGATATGGGGATAGATTTAGGTACTGCAAATACATTGATATATGTAAAGGGAAAGGGAATAGTGTTAAGGGAACCATCCGTGGTTGCGGTAAGGAATGATGCATCAAAGATGCCTCTTGCGGTTGGTGATGATGCCAAGCAGATGATAGGAAGAACACCTGGGAATATAGTTGCGATAAGGCCGCTTAAGGATGGTGTTATCGCTGATTTTGATATTACACAGACCATGATGAAATATTTCATACGAAAGGCATTCAGCAAAGGGACTTTCACAAGGCCGAGAATAGTCGTATGCTATCCTTCCGGAGTGACTCAGGTTGAAAGGAATGCAATTGAAGAAGCTACCTACCAGGCCGGTGCAAAGCATGTATATTTGCTTCCGGAGCCTATGGCGGCTGCAATTGGTGCAGGTCTTCCGGTTGAAGAACCTACGGGAAGCATGGTCGTCGATATCGGCGGAGGCACTACCGATGTCGCGGTAATATCACTGGGAGGAATTGTAACCAGCAAAGCTTTGCGTATTGCAGGAGATGAAATGGATCAGGCAATAGTTTCATATATTAAAAGGCAGTACAGCCTGATGATAGGCGAAAGGACTGCAGAGGAGATAAAGATAGAGATAGGTTCCGCATTTGAGACAGATGCTGAAAAAACCAAAGAGATAAGAGGAAGGGATCTTGTTACAGGACTTCCAAAACTTTTGGTTATAACTTCATCGGAAATAAGGGAAGCTTTAAGCGAACCTGTAAACGCTATAATCGATGCGATAAAGTCCACACTTGAAAAAACACCTCCCGAGCTTGCAGCGGATATCATGGATAAGGGTATAATGCTGACAGGGGGAGGAGCTTTGCTCAACGGGTTAGACAAACTTATCAATAAGGAGACGCAGATGCCTGTAAATATTGCGGAAGAGCCGCTGGACTGCGTTGCGATAGGTGCAGGGAAGGCGCTAGAAAATATTGACAGGCTGGGTACTATAAGTTCTTTATCTTTAACAAAAAAGAACAGGTAG
- a CDS encoding sensor domain-containing diguanylate cyclase, with protein sequence MEKESRINIYNYTVGTAFVILLLSITISRGFIIYDKKLFLFLIIIEIVIDKFNIRTPKVWISFASIIELASFLLLGIVNSAWIQLIFIFVTDYLMYKKPFNTVFLNAGMTLSKMFAGSIAYKLVFESLGSMNERYFSVSMFLPALSFTVAAFICNYIFIFIQFYLINNKLDMRDVFDSMKWEIISLFFSIPAASEFADIYKYSSSHNLWFSTLFILPIVFACFIFTTMKSTIFANKQLKALSKVALTINKFLDVEKTYNSVLDAINSLVSFKGCYIFDMKDEEGEMIPVAYRMDDDFSDKVYSFSVEESILGQIVHSSKAIIINDLYMKPGDKGYCEYCTIYKSCILVPMRRLNKCIGCIIIFSDEYRAFGDEILEFLMILSDQATIAIENAKLFRLSEEEAITDGLTYLYNQRFFYSCIEKKIRECEKNSDAMSLIIFDIDYFKRINDTYGHLVGDFVIREVARLIKSSVRKNDIVSRYGGEEFTVILPSSKSMDAYAIAERIRKRVEDHIFRYKTFNIKLTISGGISEYPNPASNAMEMVSFADRAMYSGAKEKGRNKIKIYDTGML encoded by the coding sequence GTGGAAAAAGAAAGCAGAATAAATATTTACAACTACACAGTTGGAACAGCTTTCGTTATTTTACTGTTATCGATAACCATAAGCAGGGGATTTATTATATATGATAAAAAGCTTTTTTTATTTCTCATAATAATAGAAATAGTTATTGATAAATTCAATATACGTACGCCTAAAGTGTGGATAAGCTTTGCTTCAATAATCGAGCTTGCAAGTTTCTTGCTGCTCGGAATAGTAAATAGTGCATGGATTCAACTGATTTTTATTTTTGTGACAGATTACCTGATGTATAAAAAACCGTTCAATACGGTATTCTTGAATGCAGGCATGACTTTATCCAAAATGTTCGCAGGATCGATTGCATACAAGCTGGTTTTTGAGTCGTTGGGAAGCATGAATGAAAGGTATTTCTCGGTTTCAATGTTTCTCCCCGCTTTATCGTTTACTGTCGCGGCATTTATATGCAATTATATTTTTATATTCATTCAGTTTTATCTAATAAATAACAAACTCGACATGAGGGACGTATTTGACAGCATGAAGTGGGAAATAATCTCGCTGTTTTTCTCAATACCTGCCGCATCGGAATTTGCAGACATTTATAAATACAGCAGCTCACATAATTTATGGTTTTCGACACTTTTTATCCTTCCTATTGTGTTTGCGTGTTTTATATTTACGACCATGAAGAGCACGATTTTCGCAAATAAACAGCTTAAAGCGTTATCAAAGGTGGCTCTGACAATAAACAAGTTTCTTGATGTTGAAAAGACATATAACTCCGTGCTGGATGCCATAAATTCGCTTGTCAGCTTTAAAGGATGTTATATATTCGATATGAAGGATGAAGAAGGAGAAATGATACCTGTCGCATATAGAATGGACGATGATTTCTCCGACAAGGTTTACAGTTTTTCAGTTGAAGAAAGCATATTAGGGCAGATAGTCCATTCTTCAAAAGCGATTATTATAAATGATTTATATATGAAGCCGGGTGACAAGGGTTACTGTGAATACTGCACAATATATAAATCCTGCATACTTGTACCTATGAGGAGGTTAAATAAATGCATAGGCTGTATTATCATATTCAGTGATGAATACAGGGCCTTTGGAGACGAAATACTGGAATTTCTCATGATACTTTCTGATCAAGCCACGATCGCCATTGAAAATGCGAAACTTTTCAGACTGTCTGAAGAAGAAGCTATAACCGATGGTTTAACATATTTATATAATCAGAGATTTTTTTATAGCTGCATCGAGAAAAAAATAAGGGAATGTGAAAAGAACTCGGATGCCATGAGCCTTATAATATTCGATATCGATTATTTCAAAAGGATAAATGATACCTATGGTCATTTAGTGGGTGACTTTGTTATTAGGGAAGTTGCGAGGCTAATCAAGAGCTCCGTAAGGAAAAATGATATAGTTTCAAGATATGGAGGAGAGGAGTTTACGGTGATATTGCCAAGCAGTAAAAGCATGGATGCATATGCCATTGCTGAAAGGATCAGGAAAAGAGTGGAGGATCATATATTTAGATACAAGACCTTTAATATCAAGCTTACAATAAGCGGGGGAATATCCGAATATCCGAATCCTGCATCGAATGCCATGGAAATGGTAAGCTTTGCCGATAGGGCGATGTATTCAGGGGCGAAGGAAAAGGGAAGGAATAAAATAAAGATATATGATACCGGAATGTTGTAA
- the mreC gene encoding rod shape-determining protein MreC, with translation MRRILQNRLLTIVIVLSLIFVVFIGLTATRSDRAGIFEGVVGDVLNPVQKYLYMGGQRINNFFEFIVNISSISKENESLKKKVTELQNSMADYETMKTENQKFKDMLKFRDENKSYSTVAANVIGKGSGNWFDIIIINKGTNQGIKKYYPVVAAQGLVGQVTKTGPNWSEVMSIVNESSRIRASLSRTDEQGIIQGMSAVNGEKNCKIMYLKSDSDIKKGDSVVTSGMSKFFPKNIMIGTIEDVSDDSNEFAKSAIIKPSVDFTKIREVFVVTNSISKDDYPDEATIK, from the coding sequence ATGCGCCGGATTCTACAGAACAGATTGCTTACCATAGTAATCGTACTTAGTTTGATATTTGTTGTTTTTATCGGACTTACCGCCACAAGAAGCGACAGGGCGGGCATATTTGAAGGTGTCGTGGGAGATGTGCTGAATCCCGTACAAAAGTATCTGTACATGGGCGGTCAGCGGATCAATAATTTTTTTGAATTTATTGTGAATATTTCTTCAATCAGCAAAGAAAATGAAAGCTTGAAGAAAAAGGTAACAGAGCTTCAAAATTCAATGGCTGATTATGAAACTATGAAGACCGAGAACCAGAAATTTAAAGATATGTTAAAATTCAGGGACGAAAATAAATCGTACTCTACGGTTGCCGCAAATGTTATAGGAAAGGGATCCGGTAACTGGTTTGATATAATCATAATAAATAAGGGAACCAACCAGGGTATAAAGAAATATTATCCGGTAGTCGCAGCCCAGGGGCTTGTTGGACAAGTTACTAAAACAGGGCCCAACTGGTCAGAAGTTATGTCTATAGTCAATGAAAGCAGCAGGATCAGGGCGTCCTTAAGCAGGACGGATGAACAGGGTATAATACAGGGTATGTCAGCTGTAAACGGTGAAAAAAATTGCAAAATAATGTACCTGAAAAGCGATTCCGATATTAAGAAAGGGGATTCTGTCGTCACTTCAGGCATGAGCAAGTTTTTCCCCAAAAATATAATGATAGGTACAATTGAAGATGTAAGCGACGATAGCAATGAATTTGCAAAATCTGCCATAATAAAACCCAGCGTCGATTTTACAAAGATCAGGGAGGTATTTGTTGTGACGAATTCGATCAGCAAGGACGATTATCCCGATGAGGCGACTATAAAATGA
- a CDS encoding ATP-binding protein has protein sequence MKQLLILSGKGGTGKTTIASAFIKLADAKAYADCDVDAPNLHLITGWSVKPAKKDYYGLPKAVIDPELCIKCDQCRQNCRFDAISIDEKYKVDHFACEGCGVCEYVCPVEAITMKPAVAGELMLYSDGEKVFSTAQLKMGSGTSGMLVTEVKKQMKAAAADAELAIIDGSPGIGCPVIASLSGVDMVLIVAEPSISGISDMERIINTAAKFGTKTAVCINKYDTSIENTEKIERFCKKQGLPFIGRIPFDSNAVKAINNGQTVVDIDCISGTAVKEVYHKTMNLLFEKGGG, from the coding sequence ATGAAACAACTACTAATCCTTAGCGGTAAAGGCGGCACCGGAAAAACGACAATAGCAAGTGCGTTTATAAAGCTTGCTGATGCCAAAGCATATGCGGATTGTGATGTAGATGCGCCTAACCTGCACCTCATTACCGGATGGAGTGTTAAACCTGCAAAAAAAGATTATTATGGGCTACCAAAAGCAGTGATAGATCCGGAACTTTGCATTAAATGCGATCAGTGTAGGCAAAACTGCCGATTTGATGCTATTTCAATAGATGAAAAATACAAAGTGGATCATTTCGCATGTGAAGGCTGCGGCGTTTGTGAGTATGTTTGTCCTGTGGAAGCGATAACTATGAAACCGGCAGTGGCCGGGGAATTGATGCTGTATTCTGATGGAGAAAAAGTTTTTTCAACAGCGCAACTAAAAATGGGCAGTGGTACCTCCGGAATGCTTGTAACTGAGGTGAAAAAGCAAATGAAGGCTGCGGCAGCCGATGCGGAACTTGCCATTATTGATGGATCTCCCGGAATAGGCTGTCCTGTCATCGCATCACTTAGTGGTGTGGATATGGTTTTGATAGTCGCAGAACCTTCTATATCAGGTATCAGCGATATGGAGCGCATTATAAATACAGCAGCGAAATTCGGGACGAAGACAGCGGTATGTATCAACAAATATGATACCAGCATTGAAAACACAGAAAAGATTGAACGGTTTTGTAAAAAACAAGGGCTGCCTTTTATCGGTAGGATACCTTTCGACTCCAATGCCGTGAAAGCGATTAATAATGGTCAAACCGTTGTAGATATAGACTGCATATCGGGGACGGCGGTTAAAGAGGTTTATCACAAAACAATGAATCTACTCTTTGAAAAAGGTGGTGGCTAA
- a CDS encoding C40 family peptidase: protein MYRFIRKVLLLSTIFTIMFICILHVKWAYAVSEPSAKAKVKIASTETKKVNYKKKYKVASRSGSSLSTFKNVGNVIDYACKYIGARYKYGTAGPAAFDCSGFIMFVMGNYGISLPHSVYSQKDYGKTVSRGDLMPGDLVYFTTSGNGKISHVGIYIGDGNFIHASLKGVMISNLSQRYYSSRYVTAKRIIN, encoded by the coding sequence ATGTATAGATTTATAAGGAAAGTTCTCCTGCTATCTACTATATTTACAATAATGTTTATATGCATTCTCCATGTTAAGTGGGCATATGCAGTATCTGAGCCTTCAGCGAAGGCTAAAGTGAAGATAGCAAGTACTGAAACGAAAAAGGTAAATTATAAAAAGAAATATAAGGTTGCATCAAGAAGCGGTTCAAGTCTTAGTACATTTAAAAATGTGGGTAATGTAATCGATTATGCATGTAAATATATAGGTGCCAGATATAAATACGGTACAGCGGGACCTGCTGCATTTGATTGTTCCGGGTTTATTATGTTCGTAATGGGAAATTACGGTATATCGCTTCCACATTCGGTATACAGCCAGAAAGATTATGGAAAGACTGTATCCAGGGGTGACCTGATGCCAGGTGATCTGGTTTATTTTACTACATCCGGCAATGGGAAGATATCCCATGTAGGTATATATATTGGAGATGGAAATTTTATACATGCATCTTTAAAGGGAGTAATGATAAGCAACTTGAGCCAGAGATATTATAGCAGCCGGTATGTTACGGCAAAAAGAATCATTAATTGA
- a CDS encoding NifB/NifX family molybdenum-iron cluster-binding protein, whose protein sequence is MLKIAVASENGMVTEHFGHCEGFMIFDTENNQIIKSETVANPGHRPGFLPNFLADRGVNVIISGGMGGGAVEIFNERNVEVVVGAKGDAKAAVEAYLQGSLKSTGSVCHEHQHHDECGE, encoded by the coding sequence ATGCTGAAAATTGCAGTAGCAAGCGAAAATGGAATGGTGACTGAGCACTTTGGACATTGCGAAGGTTTCATGATTTTTGATACTGAAAATAATCAAATCATCAAAAGCGAAACCGTTGCTAACCCCGGGCATAGGCCTGGATTCTTACCTAACTTTCTTGCTGATCGTGGTGTAAATGTCATCATCAGCGGTGGTATGGGCGGAGGCGCGGTTGAGATTTTTAATGAAAGGAACGTTGAAGTTGTTGTAGGAGCAAAAGGTGATGCTAAAGCAGCAGTAGAAGCGTACTTGCAGGGCTCCCTTAAATCTACTGGTTCCGTTTGTCATGAGCATCAGCATCATGATGAATGTGGGGAATAA
- a CDS encoding DUF4321 domain-containing protein, which yields MVGKGYKSISNLIILLIICGIIGSFAGDLLKPYIPGLLSKNFNIGFGPLPINLKILSLTLGFSLNLNLFSMIGLVIALIIYFRL from the coding sequence ATGGTAGGGAAGGGCTATAAAAGTATAAGCAACCTGATAATATTATTGATTATTTGCGGAATAATAGGCAGCTTTGCAGGGGATCTTTTAAAGCCTTATATACCGGGGCTGCTTTCTAAAAATTTTAATATAGGTTTTGGCCCTTTGCCGATAAACTTAAAGATATTAAGTCTGACTCTTGGTTTTTCACTGAATTTGAACTTGTTTTCCATGATCGGACTGGTTATTGCATTGATTATATATTTCAGGCTTTAG
- a CDS encoding MBL fold metallo-hydrolase: protein MLIKTLVENTSISKDFGSEHGLSLYVETKKHKILFDVGASDLFLQNAKKLNVNIADVDFLVISHGHYDHGGGLKTFLKENTKAEVFLHRLAFEKHYAIRPNDELEFVGLDEDLKQNKQIILTSDRFFINSGIQVFSNIVQKEPRPKSNSGLLKEYKGQTIADIFAHEQNLVVEEDGKTLLVTGCAHNGIINILEHFHTLKGRMPGYVIGGFHLSSRSGGNEDSEMIDRIGKYLMGTQAKFYTCHCTGIEPYKRLKAIMGDSINYLSAGSEIVF from the coding sequence ATGCTTATTAAAACGTTGGTTGAAAACACCTCGATATCAAAAGACTTTGGCAGCGAGCATGGCCTTAGCTTGTATGTAGAAACAAAAAAACACAAAATATTGTTTGATGTGGGCGCAAGCGATTTGTTTCTTCAAAATGCAAAAAAGCTTAATGTGAATATTGCTGATGTTGACTTTCTTGTGATTTCGCATGGACACTATGACCACGGCGGAGGGCTAAAAACCTTTTTGAAAGAAAACACAAAAGCCGAGGTATTTCTACATCGTCTCGCTTTTGAAAAGCACTATGCTATTCGTCCAAATGATGAATTGGAATTTGTCGGTCTTGATGAAGATCTGAAGCAAAACAAACAAATTATCCTCACGTCAGACCGTTTCTTTATTAACAGTGGAATCCAAGTATTCTCTAATATCGTCCAAAAAGAGCCACGCCCAAAATCAAACAGTGGTTTGCTCAAGGAATATAAGGGGCAAACGATAGCTGATATCTTTGCACATGAACAAAACCTCGTGGTAGAGGAAGACGGGAAAACCCTATTAGTAACAGGCTGCGCTCATAATGGTATCATAAATATACTTGAGCATTTTCACACGCTAAAAGGCCGAATGCCGGGCTATGTGATAGGTGGATTTCATCTTTCCAGCCGCTCAGGCGGAAACGAGGACTCTGAAATGATAGATAGAATTGGTAAATACCTGATGGGTACACAAGCAAAGTTTTACACCTGCCATTGCACAGGTATCGAGCCTTATAAAAGGCTGAAAGCTATTATGGGTGATAGCATCAATTATCTGTCAGCAGGCAGTGAAATTGTATTTTAA
- a CDS encoding Mrp/NBP35 family ATP-binding protein, translated as MSENCNQSCSSCSEDCAERKEQKTDFSEKLHEMSSVKKVIGVVSGKGGVGKSLVTSMLAVTMNRMNYHTAILDADVTGPSIPKAFGIREKASGSEFGLFPVKTKTGIDIMSVNLLLENDTDPVVWRGPIIAGTVKQFWTDVIWSDVDFMFIDMPPGTGDVPLTVFQSIAVDGIIVVTSPQELVSMIVSKAVKMAEMMNIPIIGLVENMSYFKCPDNGKDYQIFGESHIEEIAEKHNLKVLAKLPIDPKISAACDKGMIELFDGNWFEPVAKILEKMEEN; from the coding sequence ATGAGCGAAAATTGCAATCAAAGCTGTAGCAGTTGTTCGGAGGACTGCGCAGAACGAAAAGAACAAAAAACGGATTTCTCCGAGAAGCTGCATGAGATGAGCAGTGTAAAAAAGGTTATTGGTGTTGTCAGCGGCAAAGGTGGTGTCGGTAAATCACTTGTTACCTCTATGCTTGCAGTTACCATGAACAGGATGAACTATCATACTGCGATTCTTGATGCGGATGTCACCGGGCCTTCTATCCCTAAGGCATTTGGTATCAGGGAGAAAGCCTCAGGCAGTGAATTCGGTCTATTCCCTGTTAAAACAAAGACTGGGATTGATATTATGTCTGTCAATTTGCTTTTAGAAAACGACACTGATCCGGTTGTCTGGAGAGGGCCAATTATTGCTGGCACAGTAAAGCAGTTTTGGACAGATGTTATTTGGAGCGATGTAGATTTTATGTTTATTGATATGCCACCGGGCACCGGCGATGTTCCCCTTACGGTATTTCAGTCTATTGCTGTTGATGGGATTATTGTTGTGACCTCACCACAGGAGCTTGTATCCATGATCGTATCAAAGGCTGTTAAAATGGCTGAGATGATGAATATCCCTATTATCGGTCTGGTGGAAAACATGTCCTACTTTAAATGCCCTGATAATGGAAAGGACTATCAGATATTTGGCGAAAGTCATATTGAAGAAATTGCCGAAAAACATAATTTAAAGGTTCTTGCTAAGTTACCTATCGACCCAAAAATTTCGGCTGCATGTGACAAGGGTATGATAGAGCTTTTCGATGGCAATTGGTTTGAGCCGGTTGCAAAAATCTTAGAAAAAATGGAGGAAAACTAA